Below is a window of Osmia bicornis bicornis chromosome 8, iOsmBic2.1, whole genome shotgun sequence DNA.
AGGCAGGAACCACCACGTACTTTCATAGGTTATTTGGACGACTTATTCTCCAGAATTACAAAAACTCAATCTACAGCAGCAGTAAACCTGGAGAGGGCAAAACAAAAGAGCAAACTattatatgataaaaataCAAACCCTCGCAGATTCGTTGTAGGTGACAATGTGTATCTACTTAAAGAACCCAGAACCTCGAAATTTGATCGCGCCTGGGCAGGACCATTCAAGGTCACTAGAATATGTAACGACTTAAATGTCGAAATAGAAAtaggaataaataaatttaaaatagtacaCACCAATAAACTTAAGTTAGCTTGTATAAGACTAGATTCTCCTTAAGAAAATGCGTGCgttaagtatattatatttttggtagaattaagggaaaaaaaaacaaaacaaaaaaaaaaaaacaaacaaaaggtaaaaacaaacaaaaagaaaattattatctatCCTTACTTTAGAGTTTAAATTATGTAATATGGTTAATGCGACGTTAGAAATGCTTCACTGAAAAATCACTTGTATGGAAGGGTGTGGCAACGTGAAGTTTCCGTACGAATAATGTAATTCAGGCTAGCGTAAACACTTTAAGGAAAGTTGTTCCCATTGGAAACATCTTTTTGATAAGGGGGGAGGTGTTGCGAACCTcgcttgtatgtatgtgtgtgatatcgtgtgaatttagccacaagcttgtaatcactagcactgaatgaaatgtaatatggcgacgatgccataagagtatgactgcagcatgtctgcattatgttatatcaatgctcataaattaggagccaaaattcaaaggaatgtACAGACAAAAGATAAGATActgtaaaactttcaacacgggtgatcgtgctgggagagagttggaaatccggagaaataagactgtcacacttgaaatttctaaagagctaatttattgcgggctgtatctaattcgttactcgtaacgaaaatcatgttggttcttgaaactgtcgaagtctcttcgacatcctgtttatttacagagggtcgtaaattctcttaagggttgccttggctcgctagcgcgagaccttttgttgtcttacgttttctctggatcccacgctttctcttagcacgtgtgcacagaatcgttctcgagtcttggcggagcaccaccatcttccgctcgcccaagggtggaccgaagccagggagagggaccgcctccggacagggatgggccccaccaccattggaccagggatgatcttgagggaggattcaggatccagcgaggaggggatggcagccaacttcgatcgaggatcttcaccgccaagctcagaacgattcaaagcttcaacccgTTTGCATACATTCTTCATAAAAAGATAAAGTCtaaataataaaggaataaaaactattattttacctttaataataaagtgtactttattaaaacccgcgccgcgagcagagtgctttagcgctccacgggcaccttacccacgtagcatatatccaaaaatccctagacaccTGAAATCCACGCGCAACACATCAAATTCACAAGAGTGGAGGTTGGAGGGCCTGCCCACGGTTCTGGCATCACTTGTACGTCGTGAAGAGGGTAAAAAGTCCCACATCCCACGATTCTGGCATCACTGGTTTGATGGGCTTGGGCCTGGCAGAATAGCATCATTTATAACGGTGGGGGGTTGTTTAAATTCAGTCAAGCTAGGTGAAATAAACACGTTCATTGGTGAAGTGAAACTTATAAAACGACGTTATTGTAGAGCAGTACGGTTGAAAGATTTGTCCCCATGGCAATTCACTTATAAAATTAGTTCTTAAAAGTTTAAGAGAGTATttagagaaagagaaagaaaatattaagtgGGTAGGTTAGGGATCATTTTTCCTGAAGTGTTAGGATACTACTACTTATATTTGGACAGGCTTGTTCCCATGTAAAGAATTTTCGAATATCAGGACATCAGTGGAAAATTACAGTGCAATAGGATTTCATACAAAAAGTGGTAAGTACTTAAagacatttttattgtttttatataattgaaatttgaattatgTCTTTGTTAATAAAAGGCAGAAACAAACTTAATAGTTAAcataatatacttatttattAGAAGATTATGTTATATGTATGGAAACACGTAAATGGCAATGGTGCTTCAAAGACGAAGTTAGCACCAACCAGAAATACATGCCTTCTTACATTTGTATTTCAACCTAATTCAAAACTTTATCATTCCTGCCAGCACTTATTCCTCGATGttcaataattttctaaacttTCTAAACTTTAGCCTACCCAAAgactttgtaaatatatcGACAATATTATCTTCTGAATCTATTGTAACCACATCAATAATTCCGTTTACATAGTTTTCATTTATGAAATGATAATGTACTTCAATATGCTTTAAATTTTTTGTCAAATTTCCAAACTTAGCAATAGTTAAAACACCCGAATTAtcttcataaatttttataggTCTCTTTGTTTCAACcttaaataatttaagaaCTCCACGtataaatttatgaaataaatttatttcagttACTGCTCCAGACAACGCGGTATATTCAGCAAATGTGAATGATTTGGTTACGGTACCCTGTTCATGCAATGTccaaaatattacattattaaataACCATATGACAAAACCTGATAAAGACTTTGTATCAGTAATATTGTCGGCCCAGTAAGTATTCACAAAACAATACATAATTTcagcatttttctttttcatataTGTTAACTTTAAGTTTCTAGTCATCATAACTAGTTTCAAATCTACTTAAGTAATTTACACTGAAAGCGATGTCAGGTCAGGTACCTAAactaatatataataatattgcaCCAAATaagtttcaatattttacattGGAATTTAACTCTTTGGCAGGTACCAGTTTCAGGTTAATTTCCATTGGCGTATTATATAGTTTTgcattttcaatattatactTTTTTGCTAAGgactttatatatttattttgacTTAAGGTCATTATGTTACTTCTTTGGTTATCATATTAAATGTCTATTCCAATATAGGTTTTGACTTCACCCATGTCtttcattttgaatttttgtgaTAATTTACTTTTAACATCGCAGATTTGTTGTTTATGTTTGCCACAGATTAACATGTCATCAACAaaaagtaatatatatatatgtatatcgattcattattttcatctttaGCATAGAGACAATAATCATATTCACTTCTATAAAAACCTAATTTAGTTATATAATCGTTAAAACATTCATATCATAAATGGGGGCTTTCCCTTAATCCATACAACGCTTTACCtagtttatatattttttcccTAGCATTCTCATAACCTGACGGTTGTTTTACGTAGACTTCAGAGATCActtttccatttaaaaatattgtttcaacATCTACTTGATCTGTATACAAGGTTTCTTGGCAATAATAAACTAGCAATAATATTAGAGTCTGCATTTTTGTTATTGGTGAGTAAGTATTGTCTATTTCTTCAACTTGCTGGAAACCCCTTACAACCAATCATGCCTTGTAGATACCTTCTGACTTCTTTCTAAAAACCCATTTCACGTCCAAAACATATTTGTTCTCTGGTTTCTCTTCATCTCGTGGTCTATCGCTTCCTTCTTTTGCTTGTTATCGCCTCCTCAAACATATCTGGAACATCTGCATTACAATAGCTTACATCCTATCTTCAACGCTTTCTTCATGCTTGTCTTTATCCCTGCTTTCGTCCGTATCATCAGCCTTTCTTGAAcatgtttcttcttcctcacTATACTCGTTCAAATATTGTTCAACTTCTTCGGAGGTTACATTATGCTCCGAAATGCTTGTCAAAATTTGTTGCATTTCCGCTACAACTGAAGATAGTCcgattttatatatttccaCTTTCGATTCTCGCATGATAGTATATGAAAAGAAGCGGCAAGTTCGTGGTGATAGACGAATGCGCACTGGAAAAGAATTACAAGGTACATCTACTTACGCTTGGCGACGGAATGAGGCTAACAAATTAATGGATTTCGGAGATGTTGCACCAGCCAACCTACCATCGGAAGATGTTGCGCGTAAAATAAAACAGGAAACTCAAGATAAAGAGTTGGGATTGTTTAAAGTTAAAGCGGCTCTTACTTCAGTGTCGGATATGAATTATGGTGAACATTTTAATGGCTGTATTTATGAGATTGGGCTGGATCATTTTTATGTGATGTATTGGAGTCCCACACAGCTttttctgtataaaaaatttcagaacGAAGACAATATTGGTAGTATTAGTATCGATGCAACTGGCGGACTGGTAAAACAAATTCCAAAACCCGACGGTTCGAAACAAGTCGTTTATCTTTACCAGGCTGTTTACGGTTATCGCCAGAAGATTTTGCCTTTATTTCAGTTGATTTCCGAGAAGCACGATACCAACACATTAACGTATTGGATGCGAGAGTGGTTGCGTTCCGGAGGATCGATTCCCAAACAAGTAATCATAGATTACTCATCCGCACTTTTGAATACAACTATTGGTTTATGGGAATTAAGGTATTTTaagtaataaaagaaacacgTATTTTGAATTCTTTGTAATGTTCTCTCTTTAGCTTTTCTACTACGACTGACTGGCAGAGTCAGCAactttattcaatttttattagtcaatttttcaattttgtttatttatgaattattgGATTATGGGGTAAATGATTAGTCTTTTATTAAtactttaaatttatttcttaactGGCTTTGAAGGATGTTTACTCTGTGAAATTCGAACTGGAAGTGAGGCAACGCATAGACCCCTGAAAGGAAATCTGCCGTCCACTTAAAGAAAGAAACTTCGTCTATATCGTGTTTATTACCCTGGCCTTTAACAGTAAACAGTCACAGGCCCTCAGACCTGATGGTGCCTGTCAGGCTATCGTAAATGCACAAAAGACAGTGCTTCTCAACGATTCATTTTTGTATAAGAATTATTGTTGAATAATCCAACATGAATTGAtccaactacaaacgaaaatatttttactacaaccaactacaaacgatatGCTACCATTTTCcgaaaaaaagttaattttttgaaagtcgggtgccagggTCACATAGCTGAAGTACAATCACTGTTAttcattaatatattaattactatttgcAATCTCACACTAGTCGtggttaattttattataagtaGTAAAACGTTTTTAATTGCAATCTATTATTTAAAGCTAACAAGGGAACATCGGGGACTGATacactccgattttgatgaaactttgcataaatatttattagacctGTTTATGAAGATGATTGTAATTCGTTGGTGCCCGTTTGTCACTTTGAGGGAGATATCAACCCTTTTATCCGAACCGCCCTTTCTATATACGTGCTTATAAATCGTAAACAACAAAAGATATCAAAAAATAGttcaaataaaagttataccGTTTCTTGAGGTCTATAAAGTTGCGtgtaagtttttttttttaatcatcctttttgcaaaattgaattccCCCTCTCCCTCCGTATTGAAaaactttactttttttttcaatcaataaaagcgcctatttattatgaattcaacgatgtattatagtgtatagttgttttaattattccaatggaatttttgatttaaGTTGTTTGATCTGTCTGTATTGACCGCTAACTCAACTTATACTTTCAACGTTGATAAGATTTTGATAAGAACCATTTTTCCATTCGTTTTACATGTCATTTTCATAATAGGGAAGAATActatttttcagaaatatttttattcgaatgtTTATTTggtttttattgtaatttttcgTTTGTGATTTTTAAATGCAAAAATGActgagaaaaaaattattaaaaataatgatttttgaaTCGACCAAAAACGCGGTAAAACCACGTACTCGCCGGTGACGTCATATGGCATATAACCCCGAATAAAGCGTATACGTTTACATAGCGAACTAACGAAACGATTAAAAATCTGCAACTATGAGTAAACAACAGACGTACCGTTGGTGCTTTGTACCATTGTGTTTAAATACACAACTCAAAAATCCAGAAAAACTTTTTATTCAAGTGCcgagaaatgaaaaagtgCGGAATTTGTGGTTCAAGGCAGCTCATCGAACAGATCAACCAACAAACTCAAACTACTACTGTTGTGAAGATCATTTTACTTTAATATATGaagcaaataataataaataacaaataataacTGGTTGTAGCGTGGTGTAGCGTGGTATAGCGTTGTGTAGGGTGGTATAGCCAGGTATAGCGTGGTATAGCGGTACTTTATATGCCTTCTGACGTCACTGACGCATGAGCCAATCAGAGAGCGTTTTCACGTCacgtgaattttttaaaaattgtgcatctttattatttatttttaattatttagcagaataaaaaaaataatattttaacataGACGACTCTAATATCATCTGTactttagaaataaataaaaaaattctatacTTTGGAGATTGTCATCTTCCCTATTGCAAGATTAATTTCATCATATGAAGTACATTTATTTTGTAGACTTTCTACAATATACAGAGTACTTCCGATGTAGTAGTACAGTTGAAAAGACGGTTAAAAGGGTTGATATCTCCCTCAAAGTGAAAAACGGGCACCAACGAATTACAGTTATCTTCATAAACGggtctaataaatatttatgcaaagtttcatcaaaatcggagtaTGTATATCAGTCCCCGATGTTCCCTTGTAAGTAATGTCTGTAGGTATTATCAGTAAAATGTTCGATGgaatattttattgattttaattgaaactcaCTACCACAATGATTGACGAGTGACTTGAGTTCCTTTCAAAACGATTCACTCCACTTTCTTAGCGGGCTTCGTATAcgtatttttaaagaaactgTAAAACAGAACGAAATTCATAACATAATTCAGTATTAATACAGCCGACGGTGTCTTAAGTCCATTACAGTGTGGCATAAATGGTTGTAGTAAGTATACTGTCATAACGATGAATTGCACCTGTGACAAAGAATGAacatgtaaataaattaaacctCACAAATATATGTGGTAAGGTTCAAAAGTTTCTGGTAtcttgaaataataaattatcatgCGTCTGACTGTACGTTGATATTTCTACTGTGACATTCAAGTCAAAAATCTTTCGAACCTTACTTTAACTAGTTTGTTAGTACTCGCCATTTGTATGATAGTTATCCATGGTTTGATTAGTTTAAGTATCCTTTGCCATTTTTTTCCAAACGAACTCAATAAATAATACGAGTACATGATCACATGTACGGCACAGTTCAGTAGCATAGGGAACGATATTTCTGCGCCTGGGGTGTATCTCGTTATAATCCAACATATTAACAGTGTCGATACGTGATGGTACAGGTGTAAGAACGAAACTTGTCTGTCCTTTTTTCTCAGTACAAACACTCCCGTTTCGAGGAGGTCGACAATTTTGGTTAGTAGCCCCAACCATAGTGTATGAACCACCTGAAAAATTGGTTCAAAACTCCAATTTTTAAATCTTCCTGGACTCAGCGTGTTAACAATTGAACGggaattttgaatttcaaataccTTCATGCTCTTCGGGCTGTTAGAGTAATCTGCTGGTTCGCAAAATAGTGTTATTTCCTTTAACCAACCCGCACTGATAAATTGTTGCACTATGATTGCATTGCTGGTGATTTGAAAGATGTTGTACCACATTATAAAGGTTTTAAGATCGTACGGTGTTCTGTCCTTCATAAACTTTGGCCCACATTTTAGGACGaggtataaataaaaacagaGGATAACGGGAATGATAATCGGGGATTGTAGAAGCGGTAATTGGCTAGCTCTGGGATCTGAAATTACGATAACGATCCTCTTCATTAAATGTTCTCGGTGATAAAAAATTCGGTCATATTGCAGTTTCCCGGGTAATTGATCTCGACTATTTTATCGGATAAATCAAGGTCGGAGAGGACGATAGGAAGTGTCCCGAGGTCGATATCACGTGGCGTTACAAAGTTATggccattttaaaaaatcacattttttcaaaaattttcttataattttgaatCCAAAAAATAACCGAACCTAACCTTAACTAAACTAAGCTACCCTACCCTAACCCTACCTATGCCCACCCTCCCACTAAGCTAATTCAAAGGCTAGCTATTCTAGCTGATAAgttgggttgggttgggttatgttaggttaggttaggttatttttTGGTTTCGAAATTATCggaaaattgttgaaaaattatgattttttaaaatggccATAACTTTGTAACGCCACGTGATATCAACCTCGGGACACTTCCTATCGTCTTCTCCGACCTTGATTTATCCGATAAAATAGTCGAGATCAATTACTCGAGAAACTGCAATCCAACCAAAAATTCGTCATTTTACGGAGAGAACTACTCACCGGCCTTTTGATACCAGTAATAATCAAACGTTTCCGCCCAATCCATCTTCGATGACTTTTCTTTTCGCTTTATCAAAACAAAAATCCAGGTACAACTGATTCTAACAGAATTTTCGTAGAGCGTTTGATGCTTCAAAAATACGGACACCTGTTCAACTATAAAATTCACTATCGGTCCTATATGTTACGATTGAAGCTTAGGTACGCGTCGTCTGCCGCTTTCAGGTATAAATGAATCGTATTTATATAGAAGAACGATACATCATTGTGTATGTTGAGTTACGTTGATTCTGTCACGGCGTGTGACTCTAACACATATTTACGCCGGCAGTCGATTGGCTGCAGTCATCGAATATGTGTTAGTGTCACACGCCGCGACAGAATCAACGCAACTCAGTCAGTGTACGATCTCTAGTATGAGACCACTGGTTTCATTATTTTGTACTAACAAGGAAGAGTTCTTAGGTGTCCACCTCcgattgttttgatttttggatataTTTTAAAGGACCGAAAAATAAGGTATAGGTGTTTGTTTATTTTGGTCCGTTTTCATATTTAGGGGGTGAAACGAGACCCTAAAGTTTCGGCTACAATAGGCTATCTCGAAAATTATCatagatagaagaaaactttTTAAGGAAAAGTTTTATGGTTTTTTAAGAACATATAATAGCTGGTCataaattttggaaaaaataatttgttcataacattattttaaaagtaatcacaatttacatttataacaaaaaagaacataaattTTTCTCTACATGATATTATGCATATGCATACGCCGAGTCACGGTCATGCCAGATATGAATGTACAAGTATTATCCATTACGATATCTGCCATTTACCATGTATACTAGGTGTCAGTCAAATTATTTATAGTTTATAATATTTTGcactgtatgaaatatataaaaattaattacaatgaaaaagatattgttttttttttttgattatcgggtcgttacactaACGTAAACATTCTTCTAAAATCTTATGCGCGTCAGGCAGGATCGTTTTCGGTCAGTTCGAACGAAGCCTTTGAATCTAAAGCATCGCAGCTATAACCTTCAACagtttttctaataattaaatattttttttctctctataTAAAAAACTTTAACATTGTTTTATTGCTTCCACCCATAAATCCTAATAtggtataaatttataatcttaattttttataagatGCATGCAGTTTACAAAATGATTCACttaatattcatatttgtcgcagaaatgatattcatgaaaaacatattttaaacaaaatgttTTCTTCCACCAAGAGCATCTAACTATCTGTTGTTCATCACAGAGTGCAGATTTCATTTGTGTGTTCCGTTCGAAAGTAAAATCTACAGGATTCACAAAATCTCCTGATTTTTTTCTGTGTACCCACTTTTGTACCAAGCATACTGGAATAGATTTTTATATCTTGGTGAAGACAGTTGATTGTGTACAAGTAATTGTAACTTAATTACATTAGTTCTTAAATGAAGATTAACATCGTAATTATGTAACAGCACATCATCGGAGGGACGCCTAGCATAATTCTTTCACACCCTAAATCCATAAACATATAGAGGTTGGATTCGCCCAGTGTACCTTTTGGTATCGTCTTAATTATGATTTCTTTACCCGTTGGTTTCGCATTATGTACATCTTGTTCACAGTGTCCACTCCAATCAATTAATGCTTGGATCACGTTGAACGCTcggatttaattaaagaattaacCAATTGTCGAGGTATAAGTAGCAAAGTTTCGCAAAATATAACACATGATTTGATAAACTGCTATTGCTAAGGGTACAAAAATATCAAGTGACTCGTGCATGAATGGCAGAACTTCCCAAGTGCAAGGTGCATGAACGATGGTTTGAAGAACTACTACTGTGTCCAAGAAATAAGGTGACTTGTGTTATAAAATGAAgaatctttatttattcattcaaatCAATTTCATCCCCTTCAAAATAATCCCCATTCGACATAATGCACTTATGCCAACGTTTTTTCCATTCCTCGAAACAGTCGAAAAAGTCCTCTTCCGGAATGCTCTTCAAAGCGCGTAGCGATTCACGTTGGATCTCTTCAATAGTCTCAAAACGATGTCCCCGGAGCGGTCTTTTGAGTTTATTGAATAGCCAGAAGTCGCACGGTGCTAAATCAGGCGAATACGCTGGCTGTGGAACGATATGAGTCGCATTTTTCGCAAAGTGATCACGAATAACCAATGCCGTATGGGACGGCGCATTATCGTGGTGCAAAAACCAAGAATTGTTTCGCCACAATTCCGGTCTCTTCTTACGAATGGCTTCACGCAAACGACGCAtaacatttaaataatattcctTGTTAACAGTTTGTCCCGGCGGCAGGAATTCATAGTGCACCACACCATGGTAATCGAAGAAAACTGTTAACATGACTTTGATCTTTGAACGGCTTTGGCGCGATTTTTTCGGTCTTTGTTCACCTTTAGCACGGTATTCGCTCGATTGGTCGGCTGTTTCCGGGTCGTAGGCATAGATCCAAGTCTCATCTCCCGTAATGATGCGTTTCATGACCGGTTCGTAGTCAGAAATCATCTCCTTGCAGATGTTAACGCGACGCTCTTTTTCGAACAAATTGAGTGTTTTCGGTACCAATCGAGACTTGACACGTTTCAAGCCCAAAATGTCTTTTAAAATGGTATTGACTGATCCTCTTGAAATGCCAACAGTATCAGAAACGTCTCTTATTGTCAGTCGACGATTTTTGAGCACCAATTTTTTTGTTTCCTCGATGTGGCTTTCATCAGTAGACGTTGATGGCCGTCCTTGGCGCTCTTTGTCTTCAACGCTTTCTCGGCCATCTTTGAACACTTTGTACCActtataaacatttttcttcgacaTAGCTTGGTCGCCGAAGGCTTTCCGCAACATTACCAACGTTTCCGCTGCAGAAATTTGATTCCGCAAACAAAATTTGATGCAAACTCTTTGCTCAACAAAGATATTCATTATGACAATCGCCGAATGTACTTTTATTGATCAGAATAAAAGAGCCTATCTCAAAAACAATTGAAGATAATGACCTGAAATTTGGAACAGACGACAGAAACAGAGCTACTAATCTGCCGA
It encodes the following:
- the LOC114881631 gene encoding elongation of very long chain fatty acids protein 1-like; the encoded protein is MDWAETFDYYWYQKADPRASQLPLLQSPIIIPVILCFYLYLVLKCGPKFMKDRTPYDLKTFIMWYNIFQITSNAIIVQQFISAGWLKEITLFCEPADYSNSPKSMKVVHTLWLGLLTKIVDLLETGVFVLRKKDRQVSFLHLYHHVSTLLICWIITRYTPGAEISFPMLLNCAVHVIMYSYYLLSSFGKKWQRILKLIKPWITIIQMVQFIVMTVYLLQPFMPHCNGLKTPSAVLILNYVMNFVLFYSFFKNTYTKPAKKVE